One genomic region from Candidatus Xiphinematobacter sp. encodes:
- the accC gene encoding acetyl-CoA carboxylase biotin carboxylase subunit has product MFKKILISNRGEIALRVIRACRELGIQTVAVYSEPDVESLHVQLADEAVCIGPAASSESYLKIDRIISAAEITDVDAIHPGYGFLAENAHFAEVCASCNITFIGPSPRVLRLMGNKSAAREYASGAGVPVIPGSKSTVDSELEALELARAIGYPVMVKAVAGGGGRGMRAAYNENSLVQGFHSARTEAEKAFSDPAIYLEKLILNPHHIEFQIFGDNYSKVIHLGERDCSIQRRNQKIVEECPSSLMTKELRTQMGEASIRLAQAVGYTNAGTVEYLVDEELNFYFVEMNARIQVEHPITEEAYRCDLVKQQIRVAAGKHLSDYLTHAIPHYHAIECRINAENPSKNFQPCPGTIKLYYAPGGYGVRIDSHAYAGYPVPQHYDSMIAKLIVAASSRKSAICRMSRALSEYLITGVHTNIPFQQAILRNEEFHRGKYNTSLVERMITEMPALNF; this is encoded by the coding sequence GTGTTTAAGAAGATCCTTATTTCCAATCGAGGTGAAATCGCTCTGCGCGTCATCCGCGCCTGTAGGGAGCTTGGCATCCAGACGGTTGCCGTCTATTCGGAGCCAGATGTTGAATCCCTTCACGTTCAACTTGCGGACGAGGCAGTTTGCATTGGTCCAGCTGCCAGCTCTGAAAGCTATCTAAAGATAGACCGCATTATTAGTGCTGCGGAAATTACCGATGTAGATGCCATTCATCCAGGCTACGGCTTCCTAGCCGAAAACGCTCATTTTGCCGAAGTTTGCGCCAGCTGCAACATCACCTTTATTGGACCTTCACCAAGAGTTCTCCGCCTGATGGGAAACAAAAGTGCGGCAAGGGAGTACGCAAGCGGGGCAGGTGTCCCCGTAATCCCTGGAAGTAAGAGCACTGTCGATTCGGAACTGGAAGCACTTGAGCTTGCTCGGGCCATCGGCTATCCCGTGATGGTCAAGGCCGTTGCCGGCGGTGGAGGGCGAGGGATGCGGGCTGCATACAACGAAAACAGCCTGGTGCAGGGCTTTCACAGTGCTCGCACAGAGGCCGAAAAGGCCTTCAGTGACCCAGCAATCTATCTCGAGAAGCTTATCCTAAATCCGCATCATATCGAATTTCAAATATTCGGAGACAATTACAGCAAGGTGATTCATCTTGGAGAACGCGACTGCTCCATCCAACGTCGTAACCAGAAAATCGTTGAGGAATGTCCTTCTTCTCTTATGACGAAGGAGCTGCGAACCCAGATGGGGGAAGCGTCGATCCGATTGGCACAGGCTGTAGGCTACACTAATGCAGGAACAGTGGAATATTTGGTGGATGAGGAGCTAAACTTTTATTTCGTGGAAATGAATGCTCGTATCCAAGTGGAGCATCCAATTACTGAGGAGGCATACCGATGCGACCTTGTAAAGCAGCAGATCCGGGTTGCCGCTGGAAAACATTTGAGTGACTACTTGACCCACGCCATCCCGCACTATCATGCTATTGAATGCCGTATTAACGCGGAAAATCCATCTAAAAACTTCCAGCCCTGTCCAGGAACTATTAAGCTCTACTATGCCCCTGGGGGGTATGGCGTACGCATCGATTCCCACGCCTACGCGGGTTATCCAGTTCCCCAGCATTATGACTCTATGATTGCGAAACTGATCGTGGCAGCTTCCTCCCGCAAATCTGCAATTTGCCGCATGAGTCGTGCTCTCAGCGAGTACCTTATCACAGGTGTTCATACGAACATTCCTTTTCAACAAGCCATCTTGAGAAACGAGGAGTTCCATCGAGGGAAGTATAATACCAGCTTGGTAGAAAGAATGATAACAGAGATGCCTGCTCTTAATTTTTAA
- a CDS encoding leucine--tRNA ligase produces the protein MTFSKNTKKIPFDEYESRWQLSWLKSNSFSVPNPGEPGFDPRRSKFYLLDMFPYPSGEGLHVGHVEGYTATDILARYKRMCGFQVLHPMGWDAFGLPTEQFALKTNQHPAVTTEKNINRFRAQLQSLGLSYDWKREINTTNPAYFRWTQWIFLQIYNSWVNPSTGRAEAISTCRKSDPDSVRLAYVAEIPVNWCPSLGTVLAKEEVRGGYSEVGGFPVERRPMRQWILRITAYAQRLIDDLEDLDWPESVKLLQRNWIGRSEGVEVTFRVVSHTSSLRVFTTRPDTLFGVTYLVIAPEHPMSSTLTVSHRKSEVEAYLKLVSSKSDLERTDLNKDKTGVFTGSHAINPINGEKIPIWISDYVLMSYGTGAVMAVPAHDKRDFEFARKFHLPIHRVIASRGSVGDCFPGESIAIHSPLIEGLPTEKARERITVWLEKQGMGRPVVHYKLRDWLFSRQRYWGEPFPIIWEGGRHHALDPSELPICQPAVTNFKPSKTGEPPLAQAIEWVRYSEKARRETNTMPQWAGSCWYYLRFCDPHNSSHFVGAEAERYWMESGRRAGGVDLYVGGTEHAVLHLLYARFWHKVLFDLGHVSTPEPFQRLINQGMILGSDGQKMSKSRGNVINPESIVAEYGADSLRLYEMFMGPLEQTKPWNIKGVEGVYRFLARVWRLAFEEDQEGWRISSALTTQPCTPHQLRIIHATIKKVTADIEAFSFNTAIAQLMAFVNEFTSVNPCPVEAIQTLLQLLSPFAPHLAEEVWFRLASRFSCFTSNVSNQPWPKYEESLLVETEKELVVQINGKTKDRVRVSGSVSSAEVELIILALPKIRAALGKKTPVRFISVPGLVNLVVH, from the coding sequence ATGACTTTTTCGAAAAACACAAAAAAAATCCCCTTCGACGAATACGAATCTAGATGGCAGCTTTCCTGGCTCAAGAGCAATTCTTTCAGTGTACCCAACCCTGGAGAACCTGGATTCGATCCTCGCCGCTCCAAATTCTACCTCTTGGACATGTTTCCGTACCCGAGTGGAGAAGGGCTCCACGTGGGCCATGTCGAAGGATACACTGCCACTGACATTCTGGCTCGTTATAAGCGCATGTGTGGATTTCAAGTGCTCCATCCTATGGGCTGGGATGCCTTCGGTCTCCCAACGGAGCAGTTTGCCCTGAAAACAAATCAACATCCAGCCGTCACCACCGAAAAAAATATTAACCGGTTCCGTGCTCAACTCCAATCACTGGGCCTCAGCTATGATTGGAAACGTGAGATAAATACGACCAATCCCGCATACTTTCGATGGACACAGTGGATCTTCTTGCAAATCTATAACTCGTGGGTCAACCCTTCCACTGGAAGGGCAGAGGCAATTTCTACTTGTCGCAAGAGCGATCCAGATTCCGTGAGGCTGGCCTACGTAGCTGAAATTCCAGTGAACTGGTGTCCATCCCTTGGCACCGTGCTCGCCAAGGAAGAGGTAAGAGGAGGGTATAGCGAAGTGGGAGGTTTTCCAGTGGAACGACGGCCGATGAGGCAGTGGATACTGCGCATCACAGCATATGCACAACGACTGATAGATGATCTAGAAGATCTAGATTGGCCAGAATCTGTCAAATTACTTCAGAGAAATTGGATTGGACGGAGCGAAGGGGTAGAAGTTACTTTTCGTGTGGTTTCCCATACTTCTTCTCTCAGAGTCTTTACCACTCGCCCCGACACTCTCTTTGGAGTCACTTACTTGGTAATCGCTCCAGAACACCCTATGTCCAGCACTTTAACGGTTTCCCACCGCAAATCCGAAGTAGAGGCATATTTAAAGCTAGTTTCTTCCAAGTCCGATCTAGAACGAACTGATTTGAACAAAGATAAAACGGGCGTCTTTACCGGTTCCCACGCTATTAATCCTATCAATGGTGAGAAAATCCCAATCTGGATCTCTGACTACGTTCTTATGAGTTATGGCACTGGTGCTGTTATGGCTGTACCAGCACATGATAAGCGGGACTTTGAGTTTGCTAGGAAATTCCATCTGCCCATACATCGAGTTATTGCCTCCCGGGGATCTGTAGGAGATTGCTTCCCTGGAGAGAGTATTGCAATCCACTCCCCTCTCATTGAGGGTTTGCCAACCGAAAAAGCTAGGGAACGCATCACTGTGTGGCTCGAAAAACAAGGGATGGGCAGACCGGTAGTCCATTATAAACTTCGCGACTGGCTATTCTCACGGCAACGCTACTGGGGCGAGCCTTTCCCAATTATTTGGGAAGGGGGACGACATCATGCCCTTGATCCCTCAGAGTTGCCCATCTGTCAGCCGGCTGTAACCAATTTTAAGCCTTCCAAAACAGGAGAGCCACCTCTTGCACAGGCGATAGAATGGGTACGTTATTCGGAAAAAGCTCGGAGAGAAACTAACACAATGCCCCAATGGGCGGGTTCATGCTGGTACTACCTGCGCTTCTGTGATCCACATAATTCCTCGCATTTTGTCGGAGCAGAAGCAGAAAGGTATTGGATGGAAAGTGGAAGGAGGGCTGGTGGTGTTGATCTCTATGTGGGAGGCACTGAACATGCTGTTTTACACCTTCTCTACGCCCGATTTTGGCATAAGGTCCTATTTGATTTAGGGCATGTTTCCACGCCGGAACCTTTTCAACGACTAATCAACCAAGGGATGATACTCGGCTCCGATGGGCAAAAAATGTCCAAGAGTAGAGGCAATGTCATTAATCCAGAGAGTATTGTAGCGGAATACGGGGCAGATTCTCTACGTTTGTACGAGATGTTTATGGGGCCCTTGGAACAAACGAAGCCCTGGAACATAAAAGGTGTGGAGGGCGTTTATCGCTTCTTAGCACGGGTTTGGCGCCTTGCATTCGAAGAAGACCAAGAAGGCTGGAGGATTTCTTCTGCACTGACCACACAACCCTGCACCCCCCACCAGCTACGTATAATCCATGCTACCATCAAGAAGGTTACAGCTGACATCGAAGCCTTTTCCTTTAACACTGCCATCGCTCAACTGATGGCCTTTGTTAATGAATTTACATCTGTTAATCCCTGTCCTGTGGAGGCCATACAAACTCTGCTCCAACTTCTTAGTCCATTTGCCCCTCACCTTGCCGAGGAAGTTTGGTTCCGGCTTGCCTCGCGGTTCTCGTGCTTTACTTCCAATGTTTCTAATCAACCTTGGCCTAAGTACGAAGAATCCCTGCTTGTAGAAACTGAAAAAGAACTAGTTGTACAGATTAATGGAAAAACTAAAGATCGTGTGCGAGTCTCAGGTTCCGTCTCCTCTGCGGAGGTTGAATTGATTATTCTGGCTCTACCAAAAATTCGTGCAGCACTTGGTAAAAAAACGCCGGTGCGCTTTATCAGCGTACCTGGGTTGGTAAACCTTGTCGTCCACTAA
- a CDS encoding 50S ribosomal protein L10, with protein sequence MRPEKASIARDIQNRLRQSSFLFVVGYIGMRVDHFSGLRKRLKAVDAKLHVVKNTLLLLAMQGLDFPKFGPAFCGQNALVTGNGDVCAVARVLRLFSLEFEMPSIKMGMLSGVPLSLAQVEVLATLPSHEGLRAHLLGLFKEPAAHLLRTFSEPGACLVRLLQLKQSKNKLVE encoded by the coding sequence ATGAGGCCGGAAAAAGCCAGCATCGCTAGGGACATTCAGAACCGCCTGAGGCAGTCATCCTTTCTCTTTGTGGTCGGATATATAGGTATGCGGGTAGATCATTTTTCTGGGTTACGCAAACGCTTGAAGGCAGTGGACGCAAAACTGCATGTGGTGAAGAACACTCTACTCCTCCTTGCCATGCAGGGGCTGGATTTTCCAAAGTTCGGACCAGCTTTTTGTGGTCAAAACGCCCTGGTTACCGGAAACGGTGATGTGTGTGCAGTTGCCAGGGTTCTTAGGCTGTTTAGTCTAGAGTTTGAGATGCCGTCTATAAAAATGGGGATGCTTAGCGGTGTTCCCTTAAGTCTTGCACAGGTCGAAGTTCTTGCTACTCTGCCCTCGCATGAGGGTTTGCGCGCCCATCTTCTGGGCCTTTTCAAAGAGCCTGCTGCCCACCTGCTTCGTACATTCTCCGAACCCGGAGCATGCCTCGTTCGTCTACTGCAGCTCAAACAGAGTAAAAATAAACTGGTAGAGTGA
- a CDS encoding 50S ribosomal protein L1, with protein MQKKISKRYQCAAKLVDPSRRYPLGEAVALLKRLPPTKFDQTVALSFRLGVNPKRTDHMVRGTCLLPHGSGKSMRVLVFATGRAAIDAQEAGAEYVGYEDLLKRVGAGFFGFDVAIATPAAMVEVRKLGRILGPRGLMPNPKAGTVAEDTAAAVREVKSGRIEFKMDKSANISVPIGKFSFLGDCLIGNGRAVIDTLLKARPATAKGLFLRKITLSATMSPGLGVESPHSPRTS; from the coding sequence ATGCAGAAGAAAATAAGCAAACGTTACCAGTGTGCTGCCAAGTTGGTAGATCCTAGCAGAAGATACCCTCTGGGAGAGGCGGTTGCTCTTCTTAAGAGGCTACCCCCCACCAAGTTCGATCAAACAGTTGCCCTTTCCTTTAGATTAGGAGTCAACCCAAAGCGGACCGATCATATGGTTCGTGGCACTTGCCTACTTCCCCATGGAAGCGGCAAGTCGATGCGTGTTTTAGTATTCGCGACAGGGCGGGCGGCTATCGATGCGCAGGAGGCAGGGGCTGAGTACGTAGGTTATGAAGACCTTTTGAAGAGAGTAGGGGCTGGCTTTTTTGGTTTTGACGTTGCTATTGCTACTCCGGCGGCCATGGTAGAGGTACGAAAATTAGGAAGGATCCTCGGCCCCCGTGGTCTCATGCCTAATCCGAAGGCTGGGACGGTGGCAGAGGATACTGCTGCCGCAGTAAGGGAAGTAAAGTCTGGTCGCATAGAGTTCAAAATGGACAAGAGCGCGAATATATCCGTTCCAATAGGGAAGTTTTCCTTTTTAGGGGATTGCCTTATCGGAAATGGAAGGGCAGTCATTGACACGCTGCTCAAAGCGCGTCCTGCTACTGCCAAGGGTCTGTTCCTTAGGAAAATTACCCTGAGTGCCACCATGTCTCCTGGACTGGGCGTAGAGTCACCTCATTCTCCAAGAACTAGCTGA
- a CDS encoding recombination protein O N-terminal domain-containing protein: MLGSTSGQLERTAAILIRKTPFSETTLFCTWISEQYGRIKTSARGARSFRSPFQGGLELFCEVEICFERSWKSDLYPLKESHATFPSVVGKFSYSNFVLAAYFSELAEAVLPVLDESAPEVFDLLRVGLRYLQRSPASLYALTKFESNLCQRIGIGGPLPEALEHYCGYLPRSRAAAFHVLHARRGGAF; this comes from the coding sequence ATGCTTGGAAGCACATCCGGTCAATTGGAACGAACTGCTGCTATCCTTATTCGGAAGACACCATTCTCTGAGACGACGCTGTTCTGCACCTGGATATCAGAGCAGTATGGAAGAATAAAAACTAGCGCTCGTGGAGCAAGAAGTTTCAGGAGCCCCTTTCAGGGGGGGTTAGAGCTCTTTTGTGAGGTGGAGATCTGTTTCGAGAGAAGTTGGAAGTCGGATCTGTACCCTTTGAAGGAGTCGCACGCTACGTTCCCCTCTGTGGTAGGAAAGTTTTCCTATTCCAACTTCGTTTTGGCGGCGTATTTCTCAGAACTAGCTGAGGCAGTATTACCAGTTTTAGATGAGTCAGCTCCGGAGGTATTCGATCTCCTTAGGGTGGGACTACGTTATTTGCAAAGGTCCCCTGCTTCCCTATACGCTTTAACCAAATTTGAAAGTAACCTTTGCCAAAGGATAGGAATAGGGGGACCTCTTCCGGAAGCCCTGGAACATTACTGCGGATATCTGCCGCGTAGTAGAGCTGCCGCCTTTCACGTTTTGCATGCTCGGAGGGGCGGCGCTTTCTAA
- the secG gene encoding preprotein translocase subunit SecG, with product MLHNPTGDFATTLTTILFTFLTPPGTVALVGLGAVVSFRFFLPISVSRLLPFLLALHVGVCLLLIVAVLMQRTRSEGLGTAFGGRVTDNIFGAQASSVLAKVTTYLGTIFFVLTLLLAIAYARTSAGHLDLQRELNNLSPPPKSSSPAR from the coding sequence ATGTTACACAATCCGACTGGAGACTTTGCTACTACGCTAACAACTATACTCTTTACATTCCTAACTCCCCCAGGCACAGTGGCCCTGGTTGGGTTGGGTGCTGTTGTTTCCTTCCGGTTCTTCCTTCCGATTTCTGTGAGTAGGTTGCTACCTTTTCTTTTAGCTCTCCATGTTGGGGTCTGCCTGTTGCTAATTGTGGCTGTGCTTATGCAAAGGACCCGAAGCGAGGGGCTGGGCACTGCCTTTGGCGGCAGGGTGACCGACAACATCTTCGGGGCACAAGCCTCCAGCGTTCTTGCCAAAGTTACAACATACTTGGGGACCATCTTCTTCGTCCTCACATTATTACTTGCCATTGCATATGCAAGAACATCTGCGGGGCACCTTGACCTTCAGAGGGAGTTGAATAATCTCTCTCCCCCACCAAAATCCTCTTCTCCTGCCAGGTAA
- the rplK gene encoding 50S ribosomal protein L11, translating to MAKEVVATVKLQIPAGQASPAPPVGPSLGQHGVNIVAFCRDFNASTQGQIGDILTAVIQVFKDKTFAFVTKSPPAAILLKKAAGVPLGSKEPNKTKVGKLTREQVMEIVKIKKGDLNTEDEEAAFRILSGTARQAGIEILLS from the coding sequence ATGGCGAAGGAAGTCGTTGCTACTGTTAAACTACAAATTCCGGCTGGGCAGGCGAGTCCTGCCCCGCCGGTAGGTCCTTCCTTGGGGCAACATGGGGTAAACATCGTAGCCTTTTGTAGGGACTTTAACGCCTCGACACAGGGGCAGATAGGAGACATTCTTACCGCAGTTATTCAAGTCTTTAAGGATAAGACTTTCGCGTTTGTCACTAAGTCCCCTCCTGCTGCCATCTTGCTTAAAAAGGCAGCCGGTGTCCCTTTGGGCTCCAAGGAGCCTAACAAGACAAAGGTGGGGAAGCTCACTAGGGAGCAGGTTATGGAAATTGTGAAAATCAAAAAGGGGGATCTCAATACGGAAGATGAAGAGGCTGCGTTTCGCATTCTCTCTGGGACTGCTCGCCAGGCTGGCATCGAGATTTTGCTCAGCTGA
- the accB gene encoding acetyl-CoA carboxylase biotin carboxyl carrier protein yields the protein MKRNGVAFLKMEREGFRITLSVADVVTPNSVTVLPSSSSSPFLPCSGNTQEAASRSLPSPPSSDGNPAKTITSPMVGTFYTAPSPDGIPFVQVGTPITPDTVVCIVEAMKVMNEIKAEVSGIIVEVLAENETSVQFGQPLFRVSTGGV from the coding sequence ATGAAGAGAAACGGTGTTGCCTTTCTCAAGATGGAGCGAGAGGGATTCCGGATTACTCTTAGTGTAGCAGATGTTGTTACCCCCAATTCGGTCACTGTTTTACCTTCGTCATCATCCTCACCTTTCTTACCTTGTTCTGGGAATACACAGGAAGCCGCTTCTAGAAGTTTGCCTTCTCCTCCCTCCTCCGATGGAAATCCAGCAAAGACCATTACCTCACCCATGGTAGGTACTTTCTATACAGCACCCTCCCCAGATGGCATTCCGTTCGTGCAAGTGGGCACTCCGATTACACCGGATACAGTGGTCTGTATTGTGGAAGCCATGAAAGTAATGAATGAAATTAAAGCTGAAGTATCAGGAATTATCGTGGAAGTCCTTGCCGAAAACGAGACGTCAGTCCAGTTTGGCCAACCTCTTTTTCGAGTAAGCACAGGTGGTGTTTAA